In Cervus elaphus chromosome 3, mCerEla1.1, whole genome shotgun sequence, the following proteins share a genomic window:
- the LOC122679087 gene encoding serine/threonine-protein kinase MARK2-like — protein sequence MQDLTAISTNKMARIMDYDILDTLGEGQSAEVKLARHRLTKALVAIKIIEKTDHTNLRQLSQEVRALRSMNNHRNIVQLVEIIDTEETLFLIMEYLSGGDLATYLDAQGYLTEGEARGVFRQLVSALQHCHRRGMVHRDVKPGNILLEANKIKLSDFGLSDQWHPGKKLNTFCGTLEYMAPELFLGLPYTGPELDVWSLGVVLYTLVTGSAPFMGRDFRELRDCICTGHYRVPEGLSGEMKDLIRRMLMLNPANRATLDDVQHHPWLNVGLERPLPPAYGDYPGVTMGMTLGWSRDQIQGRHTSTGRDSNGPKVRARTIFVRPAVSSDLSSQEHTPPASPEVSTLIPDWLWETMEQENQESREKTREPATPSPCPEARTITPSSAPSTRNTRDGRSAPATDRAGDRHDTCGTRLTCDACGGRDSSHTRDTSFTRDTRDACDTSLTHGALSTQDTTGACDIEDARGARDTYGASVPRDTRGARDTGGAHGTRDSRGTCDMSGKTHCPPDVPDAGSSTLVGHPQNLSPVTPPGLTQKKKGVAGRIWRGLLKHLCCGLPSKRGKKVSPETPRG from the coding sequence ATGCAGGACTTGACAGCCATCTCGACCAACAAGATGGCTCGTATCATGGATTATGACATCCTTGACACCCTTGGCGAGGGCCAATCCGCCGAGGTGAAATTGGCCCGGCATCGTCTCACCAAGGCACTGGTAGCCATCAAGATCATCGAAAAGACAGATCACACCAACCTCCGGCAACTCTCTCAGGAGGTCAGGGCCTTGAGAAGCATGAACAACCACCGGAACATTGTCCAACTCGTCGAGATCATAGACACCGAGGAGACTCTCTTTTTAATCATGGAGTACCTCAGTGGGGGAGACTTAGCCACCTACCTGGACGCCCAAGGCTACCTGACCGAGGGGGAGGCCCGAGGCGTGTTCCGCCAGCTGGTCTCAGCCCTGCAGCACTGCCATCGGCGGGGCATGGTGCACCGGGACGTGAAGCCGGGCAACATCCTCCTGGAGGCGAACAAGATCAAACTCTCAGACTTTGGCCTGAGCGACCAGTGGCACCCCGGAAAAAAACTGAACACCTTCTGCGGCACCCTTGAGTACATGGCCCCAGAACTCTTCCTGGGGCTGCCCTACACAGGCCCAGAGCTGGACGTGTGGAGCCTCGGCGTGGTGCTGTACACCTTGGTAACGGGATCCGCCCCCTTCATGGGACGAGATTTCCGGGAGCTGCGGGACTGCATCTGCACAGGGCACTACCGTGTGCCCGAAGGCCTATCAGGTGAGATGAAAGACTTGATACGCCGTATGTTAATGCTCAACCCGGCCAACAGGGCGACTTTAGATGATGTTCAGCATCATCCTTGGCTGAACGTGGGCCTGGAAAGGCCACTCCCGCCAGCCTATGGAGATTACCCTGGGGTGACAATGGGGATGACACTGGGCTGGTCGAGGGACCAGATCCAGGGCAGGCATACAAGCACTGGCAGAGACTCGAATGGACCCAAGGTGCGGGCCCGCACCATCTTTGTGAGGCCGGCTGTTTCCTCCGACCTCAGCAGCCAAGAACATACGCCTCCCGCCAGCCCTGAAGTGTCCACGCTTATTCCCGACTGGCTTTGGGAGACCATGGAGCAGGAGAACCAGGAGTCAAGGGAGAAGACCAGGGAGCCTGCCACTCCCTCACCCTGCCCGGAGGCGAGGACCAtcacccccagctcagccccctccaCTCGCAACACCCGTGATGGCCGCAGCGCCCCAGCCACCGATCGCGCCGGTGACCGCCACGACACGTGCGGGACCAGGCTCACCTGTGACGCCTGCGGCGGGCGTGACAGCAGCCACACCCGTGATACCAGCTTCACGCGGGACACCAGAGACGCCTGCGATACCAGCCTCACCCACGGCGCCCTAAGCACCCAGGACACCACTGGGGCCTGCGACATAGAAGACGCCCGTGGCGCCCGCGATACCTACGGCGCCAGTGTCCCCAGGGACACCAGAGGCGCCCGTGACACCGGTGGTGCCCACGGCACCCGGGACAGCAGGGGCACCTGTGACATGAGCGGTAAAACCCACTGCCCCCCAGATGTGCCTGATGCGGGAAGCTCCACCCTTGTTGGGCATCCCCAGAATTTGTCTCCAGTCACTCCCCCTGGCCTCacccagaagaagaagggggtggcTGGGAGAATATGGAGAGGTCTCCTTAAACATCTTTGCTGTGGGCTGCCCAGCAAGAGGGGTAAAAAAGTGAGCCCAGAAACACCTAGGGGATGA